One Pseudomonas sp. B21_DOA genomic window, CGTAACGGGAGCTGTATGTCGATACCAAGTTTAAAGTCTTACCTTTCCATCTTCGCCACCGTGCTGTTGCTCGGTCAGGCGGTGCCTGCTGCGCAAGCGGCCGATCTGCCTGATTTCACCCAGTTGGTCGAACAAGCGTCGCCCGCGGTGGTGAACATCAGTACCACGCAGAAACTGCCGGACCGTCGCGTGAATCAGCAGATGCCGGATCTGGAAGGCCTGCCACCGATGCTGCGCGAATTCTTCGAGCGCGGCATGCCGCCTCAGCAGCGCTCGCCGCGTGGCGACGGCCGCCAGCGTGAAGCGCAATCGCTGGGTTCGGGATTCATCATTTCGCCGGATGGCTACATCCTTACCAACAACCACGTGATCGCCGATGCCGACGAAATCCTCGTCCGTCTGGCTGACCGCAGTGAGATGAAAGCCAAGCTGGTCGGCACCGATCCACGTTCGGACGTGGCCTTGCTGAAAATCGAAGGCAAGGATCTGCCGGTGCTCAAGCTCGGCAAATCCCAGGACCTGAAGGCCGGCCAGTGGGTCGTCGCGATCGGTTCGCCATTTGGCTTCGACCACACTGTGACCCAAGGCATCGTCAGCGCCGTGGGCCGCAGCCTGCCGAACGAAAACTATGTACCGTTCATTCAGACCGACGTGCCGATCAACCCGGGCAACTCCGGTGGTCCGCTATTCAACCTGAACGGTGAAGTGGTCGGCATCAACTCGCAGATCTACACCCGCTCCGGTGGTTTCATGGGCGTGTCGTTCGCCATCCCGATCGACGTGGCGATGGACGTTTCCAATCAGCTCAAAAGCGGTGGCAAAGTCAGCCGCGGCTGGCTGGGCGTGGTCATTCAGGAAGTGAACAAGGATCTGGCCGAGTCGTTCGGTCTGGACAAGCCGGCCGGCGCCCTCGTTGCACAGATTCAGGATGACGGCCCCGCGGCCAAGGGCGGCCTGCAGGTTGGCGACGTGATCCTGAGCATGAACGGTCAGCCGATCGTCATGTCCGCAGACCTGCCGCATCTGGTCGGTGCGTTGAAGGCTGGCGCCAAAGCCAATCTGGAAGTGATTCGTGAAGGCAAGCGCAAAAACGTCGAGTTGACCGTCGGCGCAATCCCGGACGAAGACAAAGAGCTGGACGCGTTGCCGAAATCCGGCGCTGAAAGCAGCAGCAATCGTCTCGGCGTTGCAGTCGGCGAATTGACCGCCGAGCAGAAGAAAACCTACGACCTCAAAGGCGGTGTGGTGATCAAGGAAGTGCAGGACGGTCCTGCGGCCCTGATCGGTCTCCAACCGGGTGACGTGATCACCCACCTGAACAACCAGGCCATCGGCTCGGCCAAGGAGTTCACCGACATCGCCAAGGCGTTGCCGAAGAACCGTTCGGTGTCGATGCGCGTGCTGCGTCAGGGCCGTGCCAGCTTCATCACCTTCAAACTGGCTGAATAAACCAGCTACAAGGTAAAAGAAACCGCCTCGAAAGAGGCGGTTTTTTTGTGTCTGCAGCTTCTACCTTGCGGGGAAACTCAGCCCATCATGTCCTTGACCATGCGCTCCTGCTCCATCAGCTCGCGCTGACGGGCGTCGATGCGCGAGGACAGCGGGAAGTTGTTGCCGGCCTTGCGCTTGGCGAAGTCCAGTTGCTGAATGGCCTGGCGGTAATCGCCGACCAGCGCAAAGTACTCAGCGCGCGCCTGATGCAGGCCAATGATGTTGCCCGACAGGCCGCGAGTTTCGGCAACCTGATACCAGACGTCCGGATCATCCGGGCGGGTCTTGAGCAAACTGTCTAGCGCCTTCTCGGCATCGGCGGCGCGATTCTGTTTCAGCAGCAGATCGACGCGCACCTGATTCAGCGGGTAATTGCCGGGGTATTGAGTGAGCATGCGATCGACCCGCGATTGCGCATCCGGCAGGCGATTGTTGGTGATGTCCAGATCGACCTGAGCGAGGTTGTAAATGATTTCGTTCGGCGACTTGGCCAATAGCTGCTTGAGGTTCTCGCGGGCTTCGTTGAGCTGGCCGCCCTTGATTTGCGCGATGGCCAAGCCGTAACGCGCCACATCGTTTTTCGGATTCTCATCGAGCAGGGCGCGGAAACGCTTGGCGCCCAGTCCCGGGGTTTCCTCATAGATCAACTGCACGCGCGCACGAATCAACTGATAACGCATGCTGTCTTCAATGCCGCCCGGTTTCGCCTGCTCGGCGCGGTTGCGAGTGTCAGCGATACGCGATTCGGTGACCGGGTGAGTCAGGAGGAATTCCGGCGGCTTGGCGTCGAAGCGATACTGGCGCATCAGTCGTTCGAACATGGTCGGCATCGAACGCGGGTCGTAGCCGGCCTTTTCCAGATTGAGAATGCCGATACGGTCCGCTTCCTGTTCGTTCTGCCGCGAGAAGCGTCGTTGTTCCTGCAATGCCGCAGCCTGAGTGCCGGCAATGGTAGCGATGCCGGCATCACCGCCACCAGCCGCGGCGATGACGATGCCGGCGAGCAAAGCGGCCATCATCGGCACCTGCATTCTTTGTGACGCTTCGACGCCGCGAGCAAAGTGACGTTGCGACAAGTGCGCCAGTTCGTGAGCGAGCACCGAGGCGTATTCACCTTCGGTCTGGGCGTTGAGGAACAGACCGCCGTTGACCCCGACCACGCCGCCCGGTGCAGCGAAGGCGTTGAGTTGCGGGCTGTTGATCAGGATGAATTCCAGGCGTCGGTCGGAGACCTGGCTGGTCTCCACCAACTTGTAGACGCTGGATTCGACGTAATCCTTGAGCTGCGGATCGTTTAGCTGAGAAACCTGGCTGCGCAGCACGGCCAGCCAGGCGCGGCCGAGCTGGTATTCCTGCTGCGGCGAGACGATGGCAGAACTGGCGTCGCCGAGTGACGGCAGATCGTCGGCAAAGCCTGGTGAGGCGAGCAGGCAAGCGAGCGTCAGCAGGGTAGGGCGCAGAAAAGTCATGCACAAAGCCTTGGAGGACAAAGACCTTACTGTAGCCGGACACCGAAGCCGCGACCAGATATTCTAGGCAGCTCGACAACCTGAACCGGAGTGCCGCAATGACCGACGCTGTAGCCCACGACGTGGAACTGGACGCCAGTGGCCTGAACTGTCCGTTGCCGTTGCTCAAGGCAAAAATGGAGCTCAATAAAATGCAAAGCGGCGCCGTACTCAAGGTCATCGCCACCGATGCGGGCTCACAACGGGATTTCCGTACCTTTGCCAAACTGGCCGGTCATGCGCTGTTGCGCGAAGAAGACGAGGCTGGCGTTTACCGTTACTGGTTGAAAAAAGCCTGACGCGAGCGCGTTAACGATCGAAGGGAATATTGATGTTCAAAGTGTTACGCGACTGGATTCAGCGCTACTTCTCCGATGAAGAAGCCGTGGTGCTGGCGGTGCTGCTGTTTCTCGCCTTCACCGCCGTGCTGACTCTCGGCGGCATGCTTGCGCCGGTGCTGGCGGGAATGGTGCTGGCGTATCTGATGCAAGGCCTGGTGGTGACGCTCGAGCGGCTGCGCGTACCCGGCGGCGTGGCGGTGGGTCTGGTGTTTGCGCTGTTCATGGGCGCGCTGATGCTGTTTATCGTCGTGGTGCTGCCCCTGCTGTGGCATCAGTTGATCACGCTGTTCAACGAGTTGCCGGGCATGCTCGCCAAGTGGCAATCGCTGCTGCTTCTGTTGCCCGAGCGCTATCCGCATCTGGTGTCTGACGAGCAAGTCCTGCAAGCGATCGAAGCGGCGCGGGGCGAGATTGGCAAGTTCGGTCAGTGGGCACTGACCTTTTCGCTGTCGAGTTTGCCGCTGCTGGTGAACATCATGATCTACCTGGTGCTGGTGCCGATTCTGGTGTTCTTCTTCCTTAAGGATCGGGCGATGATCGGCGAGTGGGTGCGCGGCTATCTGCCTCGCGAGCGCGCACTGATCACCCGTGTCGCCCAGGAAATGAATCGGCAGATCGCCAACTACATACGTGGCAAAGGTATCGAAATCGTCATCTGTGGCGGCGTGACCTACATCGCTTTCATCGCGTTGGGCCTGAACTACGCGGCGCTGCTGGCGTTGCTGGTCGGCTTGTCGGTGGTGGTGCCGTATGTCGGTGCGGTGGTGGTGACCGTGCCGGTGCTGCTGATTGCACTGTTCCAGTGGGGCTGGAGCGATCAGTTCATTTATCTGATGGCGGTCTACGGGATTATTCAGACGCTGGATGGCAACGTACTGGTGCCGTTGCTGTTTTCGGAAGCAGTGAATCTGCATCCGGTGGCAATTATCTGTGCGGTGTTGTTGTTTGGCGGGTTGTGGGGATTCTGGGGGTGTTCTTTGCGATCCCGCTGGCGACGCTGTTCAAGGCAGTGCTGGATGCTTGGCCGCGCAAGGAGCCGGTGGTGGCGCCGTTGCTTTAAATCGGGGTGAGGCTTTTGGCCTCATCGCTGGCAAGCCAGCTCCCACAGGTTTTGTATGTGCTGAACCCTGTGGGAGCTGGCTTGCCAGCGATGGCGTCGGTGACGACGCAGCAAAAACATCAGGCTTTATTCAGAGCCTCAGCCGCCGCCAGCACGGCATCAACATGCCCCGGCACTTTCACGCCACGCCATTCCTGACGCAGGACACCGTCCTTATCAATCAGGAACGTGCTGCGATCAACGCCCAGGTATTCCTTGCCGTACAGCTTCTTCAGCTTGATCACGTCGAACAACTGGCAAACCGCTTCGTCCTTGTCACTGATCAGTTCGAAGGGGAATTCCTGTTTGCCTTTGAAGTTTTCGTGCGATTTCAAACTGTCACGGGAAATGCCAAAGACTTCAGTGTTGGCAGCCTTGAACGCCGCATATTGATCGCGAAAGCCCTGACCCTGAGTGGTGCAGCCCGGGGTGCTGTCCTTCGGGTAGAAATAGATCACCACTTGCTTGCCCTTGAGTTCCGACAGGCTGACGGTCTGCCCGCTGGTCGCAGGCGCGGTGAAATCCGCAACCGGTTGGTCGATGACAACGGCCATGAAAGCTTCCTTACATTGGGTTTTGTGGGCGCCAAGGCTCGATCAGCGCATCCAGGTTCATCGCGTCGGCGAAGTCGAGGAACTGATCGCGCAGCCAACTGATCTGGGTACCGGCCGGCAGGGTCACGGTGAACGTGGCGTTGAGCATGGTGCCGCCGGTCTGTGGCGCCTGATAGGTGTCGCAGGTGAGGTTTTCCAGTTCGACGTTGTGGTCCATGAAGAACTGGCACAGCTCATTGATGATGTCCGGGCGATACGCCGAGCTGACGTAAGCCACGTAAGGCAGCGCCTGTGGGCGATTTTCCAGAGCCGCGCTGCGTACCACGTTGACAGTGAACGCATGACGCTTGGCCAGCAATGGCAGGCTGCCTTCGAGGCGCGCGAGGGCGTCCCAGCTGCCGGAAATTTCCAGCACCAGGGCACTGCACTCGCCGTGGCGGGTCAGGCGAGAGGTGACGACGGCGCAGCGGTTTTCATGGCTGGCGCGGCACAGGACGTTGGTC contains:
- a CDS encoding DegQ family serine endoprotease, which gives rise to MSIPSLKSYLSIFATVLLLGQAVPAAQAADLPDFTQLVEQASPAVVNISTTQKLPDRRVNQQMPDLEGLPPMLREFFERGMPPQQRSPRGDGRQREAQSLGSGFIISPDGYILTNNHVIADADEILVRLADRSEMKAKLVGTDPRSDVALLKIEGKDLPVLKLGKSQDLKAGQWVVAIGSPFGFDHTVTQGIVSAVGRSLPNENYVPFIQTDVPINPGNSGGPLFNLNGEVVGINSQIYTRSGGFMGVSFAIPIDVAMDVSNQLKSGGKVSRGWLGVVIQEVNKDLAESFGLDKPAGALVAQIQDDGPAAKGGLQVGDVILSMNGQPIVMSADLPHLVGALKAGAKANLEVIREGKRKNVELTVGAIPDEDKELDALPKSGAESSSNRLGVAVGELTAEQKKTYDLKGGVVIKEVQDGPAALIGLQPGDVITHLNNQAIGSAKEFTDIAKALPKNRSVSMRVLRQGRASFITFKLAE
- a CDS encoding M48 family metalloprotease translates to MTFLRPTLLTLACLLASPGFADDLPSLGDASSAIVSPQQEYQLGRAWLAVLRSQVSQLNDPQLKDYVESSVYKLVETSQVSDRRLEFILINSPQLNAFAAPGGVVGVNGGLFLNAQTEGEYASVLAHELAHLSQRHFARGVEASQRMQVPMMAALLAGIVIAAAGGGDAGIATIAGTQAAALQEQRRFSRQNEQEADRIGILNLEKAGYDPRSMPTMFERLMRQYRFDAKPPEFLLTHPVTESRIADTRNRAEQAKPGGIEDSMRYQLIRARVQLIYEETPGLGAKRFRALLDENPKNDVARYGLAIAQIKGGQLNEARENLKQLLAKSPNEIIYNLAQVDLDITNNRLPDAQSRVDRMLTQYPGNYPLNQVRVDLLLKQNRAADAEKALDSLLKTRPDDPDVWYQVAETRGLSGNIIGLHQARAEYFALVGDYRQAIQQLDFAKRKAGNNFPLSSRIDARQRELMEQERMVKDMMG
- a CDS encoding sulfurtransferase TusA family protein; this translates as MTDAVAHDVELDASGLNCPLPLLKAKMELNKMQSGAVLKVIATDAGSQRDFRTFAKLAGHALLREEDEAGVYRYWLKKA
- a CDS encoding peroxiredoxin → MAVVIDQPVADFTAPATSGQTVSLSELKGKQVVIYFYPKDSTPGCTTQGQGFRDQYAAFKAANTEVFGISRDSLKSHENFKGKQEFPFELISDKDEAVCQLFDVIKLKKLYGKEYLGVDRSTFLIDKDGVLRQEWRGVKVPGHVDAVLAAAEALNKA
- a CDS encoding glycine cleavage system protein R, with the translated sequence MSTPTVREQFLVISALGANPMELTNVLCRASHENRCAVVTSRLTRHGECSALVLEISGSWDALARLEGSLPLLAKRHAFTVNVVRSAALENRPQALPYVAYVSSAYRPDIINELCQFFMDHNVELENLTCDTYQAPQTGGTMLNATFTVTLPAGTQISWLRDQFLDFADAMNLDALIEPWRPQNPM